AGCCGAGGATTTTCAACAGTACCGGCCCGCTCATTGGCTGGGAGTCTGGTATAAGCATGGAGGCGAAAGGCGAATTGGAATCAAGGGGCTTCGAGTTCGCCGATGGACCATTCCCGCTCGGCAATGTCCAGGCAATCCAAATTGACGGTGAGAAAGGCCTTATTTATGGGGCGGCTGATTCAAGTCGCGAAGGAAAAGCAACTGGGCTTGATGAATAATTAGTGGGAAAAAGCAGGCTGTTTAAAGCAGCCTGCTTCTTATTTGTCGACGCTAGTCAGTGTATTGGTCTCTGAATCTGATTTTTTAATGACGGAAATGCTGCCGTCTGTTTCGAGGACTACGGCTTCCACCTGATCCATCGAATTGATGCCGCTTGAGCGTGCGGCCTGGAGAATTTCAACCTCCAGCACCCGCTCTTTAATGATATTCTCTTTTAAATATTTCCCCTGGTAAAAAATTAATTTAGGATCTGACTTGATTAGCCTCTTAAAGCCGTCTGAACGTACTGAACTCCAGGCAACTATGTATTGAAGCATGATTAAAATGAAGAATGCGGTAAACCCTTCTACTAGGGCTACTTTTTTATTCAATAAGATTGTTGCCAGCGTTGAACCTAGTGCAACCGTTACGATGAGGTCGAAAGCATTCATTTTTGAAAGTGTTCTTTTTCCAGATAAACGTAACAATAAAACGAGTGCAGCATATGCCAGTACACCAACAATCAATGTTCGCCAAATATTATCCCAAGAATTAAAAAACATCGAATCACCTCATATATGTTTTTTCCTAAAAAAGCCTGTGCAAACATACGGATAAGGGGGAATACTATCCAATAGAACAGAAAAGTCTATCTACAGCTTATTGCACATTCACCCATTTTTCGGTAGGATGTTAGGGTAGTGAAAGGAGCGAGAATCTTGGGAAATCCGATTAATGATAAAAATACGCAGGTCGTATTCCTGAAGCAACGCCTGGATATGTTTGCTGAGTTGCTTGAAGCAATTGATCCGGAGGAAACAGACCTTGAGGATATCGATCGCATGATCCAGATTGTTGAGGAAATGGATGCGAAATGCCGCGAGTTCAAGCATCGCGATATGTAAGAGACCTTTTGATGGGTCTCTTATTTAATTTCACAAACTTTTCCGTCGTCTAGCTTCCAGTGCCTAGCCAGTTTCCATCTAGGGTTTTGGAGAGAAGAAGTATCAAACAGCACGATCGTTTCGGTCCGCCGAATGAAATCGAATAACGACTTCAATGGTCGGCCCTCCAGCGCTTGTCGGGGCTGAACAAGGCGCTTCTGCTTTTCTATTTGTAAACGATTCCACTTTCTATCTTTAAATCGGAAGATGATAGGAGTATAATGATATCGGAGAAATTGTTATAAAATTTTCACATATAAAGAGACAGCAAACAAGGGGAGAGGGGTAGACAGATGAATATCGAAAAGTTCCAGGAAAGCATGTACCAGCTGGTTGTTGAGACATCCACAAACCTTCCTAAGGATGTCCGCCGGGCAATCAAAGCGGCGGCGGAGCGTGAAAATGCGGGGACGCGTTCAGCGATGAGCCTTGATACCATCACCAACAACATCAAAATGGCGGATGATAATGTTTCGCCAATTTGCCAGGATACTGGTCTTCCAACTTTTAAGATCAAGACTCCTGTAGGTGCAAACCAGCTTGTGATGAAAAAAGCGATTTATAATGCAATTGCCCAGGCGACAAAGGATGGCAAGCTGCGCCCGAACTCTGTTGATTCATTGACAGGCGACAACAGCGGTGACAATCTTGGCGGCGGCACTCCTGTCATCAAGTTTGAGCAATGGGAAAAAGACTATATTGACGCTCGTCTAATTTTAAAAGGCGGCGGCTGTGAAAATAAAAATATTCAATACAGCCTTCCTGCAGAATTGGAAGGACTCGGACGTGCCGGGCGCGATCTGGATGGAATCCGCAAATGCATTATGCATTCGGTTTACCAAGCACAAGGACAAGGCTGCAGCGCCGGCTTCATCGGCGTGGGAATCGGCGGCGACCGTTCTTCAGGCTATGATCTTGCAA
This portion of the Mesobacillus sp. S13 genome encodes:
- a CDS encoding DUF421 domain-containing protein → MFFNSWDNIWRTLIVGVLAYAALVLLLRLSGKRTLSKMNAFDLIVTVALGSTLATILLNKKVALVEGFTAFFILIMLQYIVAWSSVRSDGFKRLIKSDPKLIFYQGKYLKENIIKERVLEVEILQAARSSGINSMDQVEAVVLETDGSISVIKKSDSETNTLTSVDK
- a CDS encoding SE1561 family protein, whose product is MGNPINDKNTQVVFLKQRLDMFAELLEAIDPEETDLEDIDRMIQIVEEMDAKCREFKHRDM